GTAACTTGTTTGCAAGAAGGTTTTTTAAGTTTTGATTGTGGACCCGAAGGACTTATTACCCCTAATGATATTTATTAAAAATCATAGCCGTGCATTTTGATTTCCTGATCAAACAGTTTCGCTACTGCGTCTTTTTGATCAGGTGTATAGACCTGTTGATAAGGCCTTCTGTCTTTTCGGTAGTGTGATTTTTCTGTAGGTCCTAGCGAACCTTCAAAAGGAACCCCAAGTTCTTTAAAAACTTCTCCAAGCTCATCGTTTAAATTCTCATATCTCACTACTCTGTCTACTATAATATTATTATCCAGATCAGTGTATTTCGTATAGTTATAAGGAAGCTCTGCAACTTCTAAGTATTCTTCAAACGATATGTTCTTATCATATTTGCTATAACGCTGCCTAACAAAATGATAGTGTGAAAGCACTTTATCCCAAGGGTTTCTTTCCACCGTAAATTTAAAATAATTGTCCCAAATATCCTTGGAGATTCTGTCTTTAACATCCCTTGCTTTAATATGGGATTGAAATTTTTTAAGTGTTAGGAACCTACCCAGAGCTCTTACTATTTTAGCAGGTGAGTCCTTTTCCAATAGCTCAGGAATTGGATTATATAGACCCCTATAGTTTCTGGGATGATATGGGCGTTCAGGTCTATCGATTGTACTGATAATATCATTCTCAGCGCAAAGATCAGAGAGATAAATTTGAATACTAGAGCCTGCGGTCTTTCTTGTCTTTATGAATATA
This sequence is a window from Thermodesulfobacteriota bacterium. Protein-coding genes within it:
- a CDS encoding sulfotransferase family 2 domain-containing protein encodes the protein MIISHKYKFIFIKTRKTAGSSIQIYLSDLCAENDIISTIDRPERPYHPRNYRGLYNPIPELLEKDSPAKIVRALGRFLTLKKFQSHIKARDVKDRISKDIWDNYFKFTVERNPWDKVLSHYHFVRQRYSKYDKNISFEEYLEVAELPYNYTKYTDLDNNIIVDRVVRYENLNDELGEVFKELGVPFEGSLGPTEKSHYRKDRRPYQQVYTPDQKDAVAKLFDQEIKMHGYDF